A window of the Williamsia phyllosphaerae genome harbors these coding sequences:
- the ppc gene encoding phosphoenolpyruvate carboxylase produces MTEQSTAASSPASDHSTSGHGADESFVAPSDVRVTSTATGRQATEPLREDIRLLGGLLGDIVREHAGEEIFDLVERARVESFRVRRSEIDRGELAETLAGLGVAQATPVIRAFSHFALLANLAEDIHRERRRAIHVRAGDPPVDSSLTATYAKLAAAGLSDDEVGRALEDAVVVPVITAHPTETRRRTVFEAQRRITDLMRFRGRTELTPDEDADVTAALRRQVLTLWQTALIRLERLRIEDEIEVGLRYYDAAFFSVIPTINAALRDQLREQYPDAGLTDEPILRMGSWIGGDRDGNPFVTDEIVAMATGRAAQTAVTHHLEQLTVLAQELSMSSRLVTVSDELVALGGVDDPEDTANDEPYRLALRHIRSRLMSTAHDRFGPQTQALVDAFVDTEAQPYATAAELLADLDVVDASLRANHDGPLADDRLLTLREAVRAFGFHLSGLDMRQNSDVHEEVVAELLAWSGVHDDYCSLDEADRVALLTRELADRRPLVRPGAQLGELAAKELAIVTAGARAVADYGPESVPNYIISMCTSVSDMLEALIMLKEAELFDPGSAQEDPRCTVRVVPLFETIEDLQQGAATLLAALDVPLYRALVSAQGDIQEVMLGYSDSNKDGGYLAANWALYRAELDLVEASEKAGIRLRLFHGRGGTVGRGGGPSYDAILAQPPGAVQGSLRITEQGEVIAAKYAEPVLARRNLETLLAATIESTLLDTEGLGDEAEAAYVVLDELAALARGAYSALVHDTPGFVEYFTSSTPLSEIGALNIGSRPASRKQTEKISDLRAIPWVLSWTQSRVMLPGWYGTGSAFEKWIDGDPERLETLRGYYRSWPFFRTVMSNMAQVMAKSDLGLAERYSRLVTDESLRERVFGMITDEHRRTVQMYFDITESTDLLADNASLARSVFNRFPYLEPLNLLQLELLKRFRSGDDSPQVRRGIQLTMNGLATALRNSG; encoded by the coding sequence ATGACGGAACAGTCCACGGCAGCAAGCAGTCCCGCGTCCGATCACTCCACCTCCGGCCACGGTGCGGACGAGAGCTTCGTCGCTCCCTCGGACGTCCGGGTCACCTCGACCGCCACCGGCAGGCAGGCGACCGAACCCCTCCGTGAGGACATCCGTCTCCTCGGCGGCCTGCTCGGCGACATCGTCCGCGAACACGCGGGCGAGGAGATCTTCGACCTGGTCGAACGGGCGCGGGTCGAGTCCTTCCGGGTACGTCGCTCCGAGATCGACCGCGGCGAGCTCGCCGAGACCCTCGCCGGCCTGGGCGTGGCGCAGGCAACCCCCGTCATCCGGGCCTTCAGCCACTTCGCGCTGCTGGCCAACCTGGCCGAGGACATCCACCGCGAACGCCGACGCGCAATTCATGTCCGGGCGGGCGACCCGCCCGTGGACTCCAGCCTGACCGCGACCTACGCCAAACTCGCCGCGGCCGGTCTGTCCGACGACGAGGTGGGTCGGGCACTCGAAGACGCCGTGGTCGTCCCGGTGATCACCGCCCATCCCACCGAGACGCGCCGCCGCACCGTCTTCGAGGCGCAACGCCGCATCACCGACCTCATGCGCTTCCGCGGGCGGACCGAGCTGACCCCCGACGAGGACGCCGACGTCACCGCCGCCCTGCGCAGGCAGGTGCTGACGCTGTGGCAGACCGCGTTGATCCGCCTCGAGCGTCTGCGCATCGAGGACGAGATCGAGGTGGGGCTGCGCTACTACGACGCCGCGTTCTTCTCGGTCATCCCCACCATCAACGCTGCCCTGCGGGACCAGCTGCGCGAGCAGTACCCCGACGCAGGGTTGACCGACGAGCCGATCCTGCGGATGGGGTCGTGGATCGGTGGCGACCGCGACGGCAATCCGTTCGTCACCGACGAGATCGTCGCCATGGCCACCGGGCGGGCCGCGCAGACCGCGGTGACCCACCATCTCGAACAGCTCACCGTGCTGGCCCAGGAGCTGAGCATGTCCTCGCGGTTGGTCACCGTCAGCGACGAGCTCGTCGCACTCGGTGGGGTCGACGATCCCGAGGACACCGCGAACGACGAACCGTACCGGCTCGCGTTGCGGCACATCCGTTCGCGACTGATGTCGACCGCCCACGACCGCTTCGGACCCCAGACGCAGGCGTTGGTCGACGCGTTCGTCGACACCGAGGCACAGCCGTACGCGACCGCCGCGGAACTGCTCGCCGACCTCGATGTCGTCGATGCGTCGCTACGCGCGAACCACGACGGTCCACTGGCCGACGACCGCCTGCTCACGCTGCGCGAGGCGGTCCGGGCCTTCGGGTTCCATCTGTCCGGCCTCGACATGCGGCAGAACTCCGACGTGCACGAGGAGGTCGTCGCCGAGCTGCTCGCGTGGTCGGGGGTGCACGACGACTACTGCTCGCTCGACGAGGCCGACCGGGTGGCGTTGCTGACCCGCGAGCTCGCCGACCGCCGACCGCTGGTGCGTCCGGGCGCACAGCTCGGGGAGCTGGCCGCGAAAGAGCTCGCGATCGTGACCGCCGGCGCCCGCGCCGTCGCCGACTACGGTCCGGAATCGGTCCCGAACTACATCATCAGCATGTGCACCTCGGTCAGCGACATGCTCGAGGCGTTGATCATGCTCAAGGAGGCCGAACTCTTCGATCCCGGTTCGGCGCAAGAGGACCCGCGCTGCACGGTGCGCGTCGTACCGCTGTTCGAGACCATCGAAGACCTGCAGCAGGGTGCCGCGACGCTGCTGGCCGCGCTCGATGTCCCGCTGTACCGAGCGCTGGTGTCGGCGCAGGGCGACATCCAGGAGGTCATGCTCGGCTACTCCGACTCCAACAAGGACGGCGGCTACCTCGCGGCGAACTGGGCTCTCTACCGCGCCGAACTCGACCTGGTCGAGGCGTCGGAGAAAGCCGGGATCCGTCTGCGGTTGTTCCACGGTCGTGGCGGAACCGTCGGTCGCGGAGGCGGCCCCTCCTACGACGCGATCCTGGCCCAGCCCCCGGGCGCCGTGCAGGGATCGCTGCGCATCACCGAACAGGGTGAGGTCATCGCGGCGAAGTACGCCGAACCGGTGCTCGCCCGGCGCAACCTGGAGACGCTGCTGGCCGCCACCATCGAGTCGACCCTGCTCGACACCGAGGGCCTCGGCGACGAGGCCGAGGCCGCGTACGTCGTGCTCGACGAGCTCGCCGCCCTGGCCCGCGGCGCCTACAGCGCGCTGGTCCACGACACCCCGGGATTCGTGGAGTACTTCACCTCGTCGACACCGCTGTCGGAGATCGGCGCCCTCAACATCGGCAGCCGACCGGCGTCGCGCAAGCAGACCGAGAAGATCTCCGACCTCCGTGCCATCCCGTGGGTGCTCTCGTGGACGCAGTCGCGGGTGATGTTGCCGGGTTGGTACGGCACCGGGTCGGCGTTCGAGAAGTGGATCGACGGTGATCCCGAGCGGCTGGAGACGTTGCGCGGCTACTACCGCAGCTGGCCGTTCTTCCGGACCGTGATGTCGAACATGGCCCAGGTGATGGCCAAGTCGGATCTCGGACTGGCTGAGCGGTACTCGCGCCTGGTCACCGACGAGTCGTTGCGCGAGCGTGTGTTCGGGATGATCACCGACGAGCACCGTCGCACGGTGCAGATGTACTTCGACATCACCGAGAGCACCGATCTGCTCGCCGACAACGCGTCGCTGGCGAGGTCGGTGTTCAACCGGTTCCCCTACCTCGAGCCGCTCAACCTGCTGCAACTCGAACTGCTCAAGCGCTTCCGTTCCGGCGACGACTCGCCGCAGGTGCGGCGCGGCATCCAGCTGACCATGAACGGACTGGCCACCGCGCTGCGCAACAGCGGGTAG
- a CDS encoding TetR/AcrR family transcriptional regulator, which yields MTISEASPTPPEEFETRRRTGRLSVDAWVRAALDLLVRDGVAAVRISRLCEELHVTKGSFYWHFTDINGLLEAVADHWCDTQNDSMRALVELGSMAPRERLDTMTAALVGDHSPAVENAIREWARTNVIVADTVRRLDRLVFSVVQEALLELGFDPAEARLRAGALVYAGIGFMHARDSLDTPTPQEIRSMFRIITVRPDI from the coding sequence ATGACCATCAGCGAAGCGAGCCCGACGCCGCCGGAGGAGTTCGAGACCCGACGGCGCACCGGGCGGTTGTCCGTCGACGCCTGGGTGCGCGCTGCACTGGACCTCCTCGTCCGCGACGGCGTCGCGGCGGTCCGCATCTCGCGACTGTGCGAGGAACTGCACGTCACCAAGGGCAGCTTCTACTGGCACTTCACCGACATCAACGGGCTGCTGGAGGCGGTGGCCGACCACTGGTGTGACACCCAGAACGACTCGATGCGCGCGCTGGTCGAACTCGGCTCGATGGCGCCGCGCGAACGTCTCGACACGATGACCGCCGCGCTCGTCGGCGACCACTCCCCGGCGGTGGAGAACGCGATCCGCGAATGGGCCCGCACCAATGTGATCGTCGCCGACACCGTCCGACGCCTCGACCGGTTGGTGTTCTCCGTCGTCCAGGAAGCCCTGTTGGAGTTGGGTTTCGACCCGGCCGAGGCGCGCCTTCGCGCCGGCGCCCTCGTCTACGCGGGCATCGGGTTCATGCATGCGCGCGACAGTCTCGACACGCCCACCCCGCAGGAGATCCGGTCGATGTTCCGGATCATCACCGTGCGCCCCGACATCTGA
- the pgl gene encoding 6-phosphogluconolactonase, producing MSTPEPEIVVADDTTALIAQAGQRLVYVIVSAQRDRGAASIVLTGGSNGIAILEWLRAHSEDVDWRAVDVYFGDDRFVPRDDDERNHGQAARALLDHVDLDPARVFVMEPSDGRFGDDIDAAAADYARILREHADGADSPVFDVHLLGMGGEGHINSLFPHTDARAEQTAAVVAVTDSPKPPPRRITLTLPAVNRSAQVWFLVAGEDKADAVAAGVTGGDPVEWPCAGAHGSAATVWFVDRGAAAAL from the coding sequence GTGAGCACACCGGAACCGGAGATCGTCGTCGCCGACGACACCACCGCACTGATCGCGCAGGCAGGACAACGTCTCGTCTACGTCATCGTGTCAGCGCAGCGTGACCGCGGCGCGGCCTCGATCGTCCTGACCGGTGGCAGCAACGGCATCGCGATCCTCGAATGGCTGCGCGCCCACTCCGAGGACGTCGACTGGCGTGCGGTCGACGTCTACTTCGGAGACGACCGTTTCGTCCCGCGCGACGACGACGAGCGCAATCACGGCCAGGCCGCTCGGGCACTGCTCGACCACGTCGACCTCGACCCCGCACGGGTGTTCGTCATGGAGCCGTCCGACGGGCGTTTCGGCGACGACATCGACGCCGCCGCCGCCGACTACGCCCGGATCCTGCGTGAACACGCCGACGGCGCGGACAGTCCCGTCTTCGACGTGCACCTGCTCGGGATGGGCGGTGAGGGCCACATCAACTCGCTCTTCCCGCACACTGACGCCCGAGCCGAACAAACCGCGGCTGTCGTTGCCGTCACGGACTCCCCCAAGCCCCCGCCCCGTCGCATCACCCTGACGCTGCCCGCGGTCAACCGCTCCGCGCAGGTGTGGTTCCTGGTGGCCGGCGAGGACAAGGCCGACGCCGTGGCCGCCGGGGTCACCGGCGGCGACCCCGTCGAATGGCCGTGCGCGGGCGCGCACGGGTCGGCGGCGACGGTGTGGTTCGTCGACCGTGGAGCAGCCGCCGCGTTGTGA
- the opcA gene encoding glucose-6-phosphate dehydrogenase assembly protein OpcA — protein sequence MILDLPATTTEKVSKKLVKMRESGGAVTLGRVLTLVVCADEGEPTEGAIEAANEASREHPCRVIVVSLGNSAAASRLDAQIRVGGDAGASEVVVLRLYGELAGHAESVVVPFLLPDTPVVTWWPGEAPENPAQDPVGRLGTRRITDSTRAADPDEALAHRLATYAPGDSDLAWAQITYWRAILTAALDRPPFEPVDRVVVTGPGRSPSIDLLAGWLQAQLGVPTERHSGSFEVRLERTTGPLVLAVDQNNNAVLSNPGKPDGKVAMSARGVRDCIAEELRRLDPDEIYHLALQGASRITRPTAEAQS from the coding sequence ATGATCTTGGATCTGCCCGCCACCACGACCGAGAAGGTCAGCAAGAAACTCGTCAAGATGCGCGAGTCGGGCGGCGCGGTGACCCTCGGTCGGGTGCTGACCCTGGTGGTCTGCGCCGACGAGGGCGAACCCACCGAGGGTGCGATCGAGGCGGCCAACGAGGCCAGCCGCGAACACCCGTGTCGCGTCATCGTGGTGTCGCTGGGCAACAGCGCGGCGGCGTCCCGACTCGACGCCCAGATACGGGTGGGCGGTGACGCCGGCGCATCCGAGGTCGTGGTGCTGCGGCTCTACGGCGAACTCGCCGGTCATGCCGAGAGCGTCGTGGTCCCGTTCCTGCTCCCCGACACCCCGGTGGTGACCTGGTGGCCCGGCGAGGCTCCGGAGAACCCGGCGCAGGATCCCGTCGGGCGCCTGGGAACCCGACGCATCACCGACTCGACGAGGGCTGCCGATCCCGACGAGGCGCTCGCGCACCGTCTGGCCACCTATGCGCCCGGCGATTCCGACCTCGCGTGGGCCCAGATCACCTACTGGCGTGCGATCCTGACCGCGGCCCTGGACCGTCCCCCGTTCGAACCCGTCGACCGGGTCGTCGTGACCGGGCCGGGGCGGTCGCCGTCGATCGATCTGCTGGCCGGCTGGCTGCAGGCACAGCTGGGCGTCCCCACCGAACGACACTCGGGCAGTTTCGAGGTCCGGCTCGAGCGCACGACCGGTCCGCTGGTGCTCGCTGTCGACCAGAACAACAACGCCGTGCTCAGCAACCCCGGCAAGCCCGACGGCAAGGTCGCGATGAGCGCTCGTGGCGTCCGCGACTGCATCGCCGAGGAGTTGCGCCGCCTCGACCCCGACGAGATCTACCACCTCGCCCTGCAGGGGGCGTCACGCATCACCCGACCCACCGCGGAGGCACAGTCGTGA
- the zwf gene encoding glucose-6-phosphate dehydrogenase: MTAAADTTWINPLRDSRDKRLPRIAGPCSLVIFGVTGDLAKRKLMPAVYDLANRGLLPPSFALVGFARRDWDDQDFGQVVHDAVREHSRTPFREDVWERLAEGFRFVQGAFDDDAAFDQLRTTLAELDAERGTDGNHAFYLSIPPGAFPTVCEQLQRSGLAVPGGDGDGLPAERWRRVVIEKPFGHDLASAKELNAVVNGVFPEDSVFRIDHYLGKETVQNILALRFANQLFDPLWSSHYVDHVQITMAEDIGLGGRAGYYDGIGAARDVIQNHLLQLLALVAMEEPVSFEPRELQAEKIKVLSATRNILPLDLNTARGQYGPGWQGSHPVPGLVDEEGFSADSTTETFAAIAVEVDSRRWAGVPFYLRTGKRLGRRVTEIALVFKKAPHLPFDKTMTEELGENALVIRVQPDEGITLRFGSKVPGSSMQVRDVNMDFSYGQAFTESSPEAYERLILDVLLGEPSLFPVNAEVELSWRILDPVLQAWAAEGRPDTYESGMWGPRSAEDMMTRVGRVWRRP; this comes from the coding sequence GTGACGGCCGCCGCCGACACGACGTGGATCAACCCGCTCCGGGACAGCCGTGACAAGCGGCTGCCCCGGATCGCGGGTCCCTGCAGCCTGGTGATTTTCGGCGTCACCGGTGACCTCGCCAAGCGCAAGCTGATGCCTGCGGTGTACGACCTCGCCAACCGTGGTCTGCTCCCGCCGAGCTTCGCCCTGGTGGGGTTCGCCCGCCGCGACTGGGACGACCAGGACTTCGGTCAGGTCGTCCACGACGCGGTGCGCGAGCACTCCCGCACCCCGTTCCGCGAGGACGTGTGGGAACGGCTGGCCGAGGGGTTCCGCTTCGTGCAGGGCGCCTTCGACGACGACGCCGCGTTCGATCAGCTGCGCACCACGCTGGCCGAGCTCGACGCCGAGCGCGGCACCGACGGCAACCACGCGTTCTACCTGTCGATCCCGCCGGGAGCGTTCCCGACCGTCTGCGAGCAGTTGCAGCGGTCCGGTCTCGCTGTCCCGGGCGGGGACGGCGATGGGCTGCCCGCGGAGCGGTGGCGCCGGGTGGTCATCGAGAAGCCCTTCGGACACGACCTCGCGAGTGCCAAGGAGCTCAACGCGGTCGTCAACGGGGTCTTCCCCGAGGACTCGGTGTTCCGCATCGACCACTATCTGGGCAAGGAGACCGTCCAGAACATCCTCGCCCTGCGGTTCGCGAACCAGCTGTTCGATCCGCTGTGGAGTTCGCACTACGTCGACCACGTGCAGATCACCATGGCCGAGGACATCGGTCTCGGCGGTCGGGCGGGGTACTACGACGGGATCGGGGCGGCACGCGACGTCATCCAGAACCACCTGCTGCAGCTGCTCGCACTGGTGGCGATGGAGGAACCCGTCTCCTTCGAGCCCCGGGAACTGCAGGCGGAGAAGATCAAGGTCCTCTCGGCGACGCGCAACATCCTGCCGCTGGACCTCAACACCGCCCGCGGCCAGTACGGCCCGGGGTGGCAGGGCAGTCACCCGGTTCCCGGTCTGGTCGACGAGGAAGGCTTCTCCGCGGACTCGACGACCGAGACGTTCGCCGCGATCGCGGTGGAGGTCGACAGCCGCCGGTGGGCCGGTGTGCCGTTTTATCTCCGCACCGGCAAGCGCCTGGGTCGGCGCGTCACCGAGATCGCCCTGGTGTTCAAGAAGGCACCGCATCTGCCGTTCGACAAGACGATGACCGAGGAACTGGGCGAGAACGCGCTGGTGATCCGGGTCCAGCCGGACGAGGGCATCACGCTCCGGTTCGGTTCCAAGGTGCCCGGCTCGAGCATGCAGGTCCGCGACGTCAACATGGACTTCAGCTACGGCCAGGCCTTCACCGAGTCGTCCCCGGAGGCCTACGAACGGCTCATCCTCGACGTGCTGCTCGGCGAACCGTCACTGTTCCCGGTCAACGCAGAGGTCGAATTGTCTTGGCGCATACTCGATCCCGTACTGCAGGCGTGGGCCGCCGAGGGCAGGCCCGACACCTACGAGTCCGGGATGTGGGGACCGCGGTCGGCCGAGGACATGATGACCCGCGTCGGGCGGGTGTGGCGCCGTCCGTGA
- the tal gene encoding transaldolase codes for MTQNKNLQNLSEAGVSVWLDDLSRERISSGNLAELIETKSVVGVTTNPSIFQAALSAGDSYDPQVRELAAQGADVDATIRTVTTDDVRNACDIFTPVWEASNGVDGRVSIEVDPRLAHDADKTAAQAIELWKIVDRPNLLIKIPATEDGLPAIAKTLAEGISVNVTLIFSVERYRLVMGAYLDGIEAAKAAGHDISKIHSVASFFVSRVDTEIDKRLDAIGTPDATALKGKAALANARLAYVAYQQVFEVESRFQGLVSDGALPQRPLWASTGVKNPDYSDTLYVSDLVAPNTVNTMPEKTMDAFADHGTADTASLVGRGPESEEVFTALSDIGIDLDEVFLTLENEGVDKFEASWGELLDATQKQLDAASKG; via the coding sequence ATGACCCAGAACAAGAATCTCCAGAACCTGTCCGAGGCCGGCGTATCGGTCTGGCTCGACGACCTGTCGCGCGAGCGCATCTCTTCGGGCAACCTCGCCGAGCTGATCGAGACGAAGTCGGTCGTCGGTGTCACCACGAACCCGTCGATCTTCCAGGCCGCACTGTCTGCCGGGGACAGCTACGACCCGCAGGTCCGCGAACTCGCCGCCCAGGGCGCCGACGTCGACGCCACCATCCGCACGGTGACCACCGACGACGTCCGCAACGCGTGCGACATCTTCACCCCGGTGTGGGAGGCCAGCAACGGCGTCGACGGGCGGGTGTCGATCGAGGTCGATCCCCGACTGGCCCACGACGCGGACAAGACCGCGGCGCAGGCGATCGAGCTGTGGAAGATCGTCGACCGTCCGAACCTGCTCATCAAGATCCCGGCGACCGAGGACGGTCTGCCCGCGATCGCCAAGACCCTGGCCGAGGGCATCAGCGTCAACGTGACCCTGATCTTCTCGGTCGAGCGCTACCGACTGGTGATGGGCGCCTACCTCGACGGCATCGAGGCGGCCAAGGCCGCCGGCCACGACATCTCGAAGATCCACTCGGTGGCGTCGTTCTTCGTCTCCCGCGTCGACACCGAGATCGACAAGCGGCTCGACGCCATCGGCACCCCGGACGCCACCGCCCTCAAGGGCAAGGCCGCGCTGGCCAACGCGCGTCTGGCGTACGTCGCCTACCAGCAGGTCTTCGAGGTCGAGTCGCGCTTCCAGGGCCTGGTGTCCGACGGCGCACTTCCGCAGCGTCCGCTGTGGGCTTCGACCGGCGTCAAGAACCCCGATTACTCGGACACGCTCTACGTCTCGGACCTGGTGGCGCCGAACACGGTGAACACCATGCCGGAGAAGACGATGGACGCCTTCGCCGATCACGGCACCGCCGACACCGCGTCGCTGGTGGGTCGCGGACCCGAGTCCGAAGAGGTCTTCACGGCGTTGTCCGACATCGGCATCGACCTCGACGAGGTGTTCCTCACCCTCGAGAACGAGGGTGTCGACAAGTTCGAGGCGTCGTGGGGCGAGTTGCTCGACGCGACGCAGAAGCAGCTCGACGCAGCGTCCAAGGGCTGA
- the tkt gene encoding transketolase, with translation MAVTDEIQSLTKASYPDDWSDLDTRAVDTVRVLAADAVEKCGSGHPGTAMSLAPLAYTLFQRVMRHDPEDTAWLGRDRFVLSCGHSSLTLYIQLYLGGFGLEIADLEALRTFKSKTPGHPEFRHTRGVEITTGPLGQGLASAVGMAMAARRERGLFDPEPAIGESIFDHHIYCVASDGDIEEGVTSEASSLAGTQQLGNLILFYDENKISIEHNTDIALSEDTAKRYEAYGWHVQVVESGENVAGIEKAVTEAKAVTDKPSIILLRTIIGFPAPTKMNTGGVHGSALGSDEVAATKKILGFDPEKTFDVADDVIAHTRELVARGRDDHAQWSKDFDAWATANPERKKLLDRLTADELPDGWADVLPTWEVGDKGPATRAASGKVLTALAPVLPELWGGSADLAGSNNTTMDGEKSFGPKSISTDDWDAEPYGRTLHFGIREHAMGSILNGIVLHGPTRVYGGTFMQFADYMRPAVRIASLMDIDPIYVWTHDSIGLGEDGPTHQPVEHLAALRAIPNLSVVRPGDANETAFAWKSVIARSSSSGPVGLALTRQGVPILEGTSAEGVAKGGYILADAANRAPEVVIIATGSEVQYAVEGRKKLEEQGIAARVVSMPCVEWFEDQDQNYRDQVIPPTVKARVSIEAGIAMPWYKIVGDAGEIISLEHFGESADAETLFREYGFTADAVVAAAQRSITNAKG, from the coding sequence GTGGCAGTTACAGATGAGATCCAGTCCCTCACCAAGGCGTCCTACCCCGACGACTGGAGCGATCTCGACACCAGAGCCGTCGACACGGTGCGCGTCCTCGCCGCCGATGCCGTCGAGAAGTGCGGATCCGGCCACCCCGGCACCGCCATGAGCCTGGCCCCGCTCGCCTACACCCTCTTCCAGCGTGTGATGCGTCACGACCCCGAGGACACGGCGTGGCTCGGCCGCGACCGCTTCGTCCTCTCGTGTGGCCACTCGAGCCTCACCCTCTACATCCAGCTGTACCTCGGAGGCTTCGGCCTAGAGATCGCCGACCTCGAGGCGCTGCGCACCTTCAAGTCCAAGACCCCGGGGCATCCGGAGTTCCGCCACACCCGTGGCGTCGAGATCACCACCGGCCCGCTCGGCCAGGGCCTGGCGTCGGCGGTCGGCATGGCGATGGCCGCGCGCCGCGAACGGGGACTCTTCGATCCCGAGCCCGCGATCGGCGAGAGCATCTTCGACCACCACATCTACTGCGTCGCCTCCGACGGCGACATCGAGGAGGGCGTCACCTCGGAGGCCTCCTCGCTCGCAGGCACCCAACAGCTGGGCAACCTGATCCTGTTCTACGACGAGAACAAGATCTCCATCGAGCACAACACCGACATCGCCCTGTCGGAGGACACCGCCAAGCGGTACGAGGCCTACGGCTGGCACGTGCAGGTCGTCGAGAGCGGCGAGAACGTCGCGGGTATCGAGAAGGCGGTCACCGAGGCGAAAGCCGTGACCGACAAGCCGTCGATCATCCTGTTGCGCACGATCATCGGGTTCCCCGCACCGACCAAGATGAACACCGGCGGCGTACACGGTTCGGCCCTGGGCAGCGACGAGGTCGCCGCGACCAAGAAGATCCTCGGGTTCGATCCCGAGAAGACGTTCGACGTCGCCGACGACGTGATCGCCCACACCCGCGAGCTCGTCGCGCGTGGTCGCGACGACCACGCGCAGTGGAGCAAGGACTTCGACGCCTGGGCGACCGCCAACCCCGAGCGCAAGAAGCTGCTGGATCGGCTCACCGCCGACGAGCTCCCCGACGGCTGGGCCGACGTCCTGCCGACGTGGGAGGTCGGCGACAAGGGTCCGGCCACGCGCGCCGCCTCCGGCAAGGTGCTCACCGCACTCGCCCCGGTGCTGCCCGAGCTGTGGGGTGGGTCGGCCGACCTCGCCGGATCGAACAACACCACCATGGACGGCGAGAAGTCCTTCGGCCCGAAGTCGATCTCCACCGACGACTGGGATGCCGAACCCTACGGTCGCACACTGCATTTCGGCATCCGCGAGCACGCGATGGGGTCGATCCTCAACGGCATCGTGCTGCACGGTCCGACCCGCGTCTACGGCGGTACGTTCATGCAGTTCGCCGACTACATGCGGCCCGCGGTCCGGATCGCGTCGCTGATGGACATCGACCCGATCTATGTGTGGACCCACGACTCGATCGGCCTCGGCGAGGACGGTCCGACGCATCAGCCGGTCGAGCACCTCGCGGCACTGCGTGCGATCCCCAACCTGTCGGTGGTGCGCCCCGGTGACGCCAACGAGACCGCCTTTGCCTGGAAGTCGGTGATCGCGCGCTCGTCGAGCAGCGGTCCGGTCGGCCTCGCCCTCACCCGACAGGGTGTCCCGATCCTCGAGGGCACCAGCGCCGAGGGCGTCGCGAAGGGCGGGTACATCCTGGCCGACGCGGCGAACAGGGCGCCGGAGGTGGTCATCATCGCCACCGGGTCCGAGGTGCAGTACGCCGTCGAGGGTCGAAAGAAGCTCGAGGAGCAGGGGATCGCCGCGCGCGTCGTGTCCATGCCCTGTGTGGAGTGGTTCGAAGACCAGGACCAGAACTACCGCGACCAGGTGATCCCGCCGACCGTGAAGGCCCGCGTGTCCATCGAGGCCGGCATCGCGATGCCCTGGTACAAGATCGTCGGCGACGCCGGCGAGATCATCTCGCTGGAGCACTTCGGCGAGTCCGCAGACGCCGAGACCCTGTTCCGCGAGTACGGCTTCACCGCCGACGCCGTCGTCGCGGCTGCTCAGCGCTCCATCACGAACGCGAAGGGATGA